The proteins below come from a single Halobacillus salinarum genomic window:
- a CDS encoding cytochrome c oxidase assembly protein — protein MADLLWIEARSSWNLLLVISTMIMAILYTCFVRRVKQKVFDRRGFLFFLGLFLTALLLGTPLTLLSHITFTFHMIQMSVILFVVPLLLLLGMPEELRRRMRKRGRIFHFIKWSVSAKLSLILFSALLFIYHLPFGINAAFQLPGVHAGCLAVLFLLALHMWTPLAFTSSKTITYRRYTHWSSLLIMPSCFLFIVYAVIGGLDNPLLNQILANLCVPSKTISHQLIPFQINPRLDQFLAGAAMACIHKSALMMAGKLNSKIMKN, from the coding sequence GTGGCAGACCTTCTTTGGATCGAGGCGCGATCATCGTGGAACCTCCTTCTGGTGATCAGTACAATGATAATGGCCATATTGTACACATGTTTCGTTAGGAGGGTAAAACAGAAAGTATTCGATAGACGCGGCTTTCTATTCTTTCTTGGTTTGTTTTTAACTGCTCTTTTGTTAGGAACTCCTCTAACTTTATTGAGCCATATAACCTTTACTTTTCACATGATTCAAATGAGTGTGATTCTTTTCGTTGTTCCATTATTACTCCTTCTAGGGATGCCTGAAGAGTTAAGAAGAAGGATGCGGAAACGGGGAAGAATATTTCATTTCATCAAATGGTCCGTCTCAGCTAAACTGTCACTCATTCTCTTTTCAGCGTTATTATTTATCTATCACTTACCTTTTGGAATAAATGCAGCTTTTCAACTTCCCGGCGTGCATGCCGGCTGCTTGGCAGTATTATTTTTGTTAGCACTGCATATGTGGACACCTCTAGCTTTCACTTCTTCTAAAACTATCACTTATCGAAGGTATACACATTGGAGTAGTTTATTAATCATGCCTTCCTGTTTTTTATTTATTGTCTATGCTGTTATCGGTGGACTCGATAATCCTCTTCTGAACCAAATCCTGGCCAATCTCTGTGTCCCTTCAAAAACGATCTCTCACCAGCTCATTCCATTCCAAATCAATCCCCGCCTGGATCAGTTTCTGGCTGGGGCAGCGATGGCATGTATCCATAAATCTGCTCTGATGATGGCAGGTAAGTTGAACAGTAAGATAATGAAAAATTAA
- a CDS encoding carbonic anhydrase produces MKTKITNYCLTVLLSFSLGACSINTEQISETSERQRKEREDSKHAQWSYKGKTGPDNWGKTNPVNAACANGDKQSPINVNFSQVHKTSKKKNVQIQYEPSSVSILNNGHTVQADPSKENNTLIMNGKKYTLDQFHFHTPSEHKYNGSHYDMEMHFVHKDSKGKIAVLGVMIKKGKTNKNLSPVWESLPDNKTSEAVPIKEQINLQNVLPEEMNFLYYNGSLTTPPCTEGVKWILLKQPIEISDKQLLKFQKIFSDNHRPVEPLNGREILNTK; encoded by the coding sequence ATGAAAACTAAAATCACAAATTACTGTTTAACTGTATTATTAAGCTTTTCTCTAGGTGCGTGCTCGATCAATACAGAACAAATATCTGAAACAAGTGAACGGCAAAGGAAAGAAAGAGAGGATTCAAAGCATGCCCAGTGGAGCTATAAAGGGAAAACAGGACCTGATAACTGGGGAAAAACCAACCCGGTTAATGCTGCATGTGCCAATGGAGATAAGCAATCGCCAATCAATGTAAATTTTTCGCAGGTCCATAAAACTTCAAAGAAGAAAAATGTGCAGATTCAATATGAGCCAAGCTCTGTTTCCATTCTTAATAACGGTCATACAGTCCAGGCAGATCCTTCTAAAGAAAATAACACCCTCATTATGAATGGGAAAAAGTATACACTCGACCAATTTCATTTCCATACACCAAGTGAACATAAATATAACGGCAGCCACTACGATATGGAAATGCATTTCGTACATAAAGATTCAAAGGGGAAAATTGCCGTACTTGGGGTGATGATCAAGAAAGGAAAAACAAATAAAAACCTGTCACCAGTTTGGGAATCCCTGCCTGACAACAAGACATCGGAAGCTGTACCCATTAAGGAGCAGATCAATCTACAAAATGTACTTCCAGAAGAAATGAATTTCCTCTATTACAACGGCTCGTTAACTACACCTCCTTGCACTGAAGGAGTAAAGTGGATATTACTTAAGCAGCCTATCGAAATCTCAGATAAGCAGCTGCTGAAGTTCCAGAAAATTTTTTCTGACAATCATCGTCCTGTTGAACCTCTGAATGGTCGTGAAATCTTAAATACAAAATAA
- a CDS encoding anti-sigma-F factor Fin encodes MKIRYFCRQCNCQVGELQATEVDVSQLGSEVLNDADDQQVVHMGEDGEINITTLCDACKESRENLQ; translated from the coding sequence ATGAAAATACGCTATTTTTGCCGCCAGTGTAACTGTCAGGTAGGAGAATTACAGGCCACAGAAGTCGATGTTTCTCAACTTGGTTCTGAAGTCTTAAATGATGCTGATGACCAGCAGGTTGTTCATATGGGTGAGGATGGAGAAATTAACATTACAACTCTCTGTGACGCATGTAAAGAAAGCCGGGAAAACTTGCAATAG
- a CDS encoding CBO0543 family protein, whose translation MLFIIIIGFIIPWIPGIYLYKKAPKIFFTTAPITALIAVTINQLGIHMGLWKVHPMPRVVLLDSIFLDLGIFPVVGALFTYFVYYKAYNRYLIHFLFIGGMTAIEYVALLTGTVSYDDEWNILLTLLIYLGGFITIDLVSRKLVKLNVYPVRK comes from the coding sequence GATCTATTTGTACAAAAAAGCACCAAAAATCTTTTTTACAACCGCTCCTATTACCGCTCTTATTGCAGTAACCATTAATCAGTTAGGGATCCATATGGGATTATGGAAAGTCCACCCGATGCCGAGGGTGGTCTTATTGGATTCCATTTTTCTTGATTTAGGTATTTTTCCCGTCGTGGGAGCATTGTTTACTTACTTCGTTTATTACAAAGCCTATAACCGGTATCTCATTCATTTCCTATTTATCGGGGGTATGACTGCAATTGAATACGTAGCCCTTCTAACTGGAACTGTAAGTTATGATGACGAATGGAATATCTTATTAACTCTTCTCATTTATCTTGGAGGCTTCATCACCATTGACTTGGTTTCTAGGAAGCTGGTTAAGTTAAATGTCTATCCTGTTCGTAAATAA